In the Harmonia axyridis chromosome 3, icHarAxyr1.1, whole genome shotgun sequence genome, one interval contains:
- the LOC123675357 gene encoding uncharacterized protein LOC123675357 — translation MFRHLVDSDSSRKLMFRHSDGCLVVFTESEQIRLIRQRLLPSLQQALAFQETTTYDELLKKGKVFEMVQWQMGHYTKPPVKPSLIDEPHLTYHQRRQQDYPANLSAISENTRQRNHSTRQEAPTPSPSPKKGPSRPLTTARRIGDWNCSVSPGPDRPHLPSRPPEYSTNRTGNANTSQDRNGSAPERRVSSQTQCFRCGGYGHLRRDCRGTPKMFCSRCQRENILSRDCPCPQNRRGTTPSTSAGLLTTVIPIVSNDSWPLVEVHIEGKLFHALIDTGAAKSCCSQRVAQLCERNGIKGEKSTTEAVMVANGQTTAIPKMYHLSMVIADYALKNIEFLLVPNLPVDLILGIEMLKTYNFSLDIKNTECYLEGRRIPRAKQVSQEVIEVQTPEKHLQNRRGSHNRLAESSLRNPLPTLNCVQLKETGMQCKWYKNKFQEVEKGPEHCPEYSIINGRLHRHFWDSPDVREAGTGHPWKLCIPTEQRTKVLEENHDSALAGHLGIARMIAKISRNYYWPGMFRDIAKYVRNCTSCQKFKVPQQQLAGKMQPRKMVDAPFKEVPALRRRTTTEMRMPGTPPELGVVSAREKHPSKSGEGGETDHYTVYTNTPFVPAAYQSNHTGPQECSYCRYDGK, via the exons ATGTTTAGGCATTTAGTAGATTCAGATAGTAGTAGAAAATTGATGTTCAGGCATTCAGATGGTTGCTTAGTAGTTTTCACGGAGAGTGAAcagattcgactgataagacagAGGTTATTGCCATCACTGCAACAGGCCTTGGCTTTCCAGGAGACGACCACCTACGATGAACTCCTGAAAAAgggaaaagtttttgaaatggTTCAATGGCAGATGGGACATTATACCAAACCACCGGTTAAACCCAGCCTCATCGATGAACCACATCTAACATATCATCAACGTCGTCAACAGGACTACCCGGCCAACCTCTCTGCAATTTCGGAGAATACTAGACAACGAAACCACAGTACTCGTCAGGAAGCTCCCACACCATCTCCATCTCCGAAGAAGGGCCCGTCAAGACCGCTAACCACAGCCAGAAGGATAGGAGACTGGAATTGCTCAGTATCCCCTGGACCAGATCGTCCCCATCTGCCCTCGAGGCCACCGGAATACTCGACCAACAGAACAGGAAATGCCAACACCTCCCAGGATCGGAATGGATCAGCACCGGAGCGAAGAGTGTCCTCCCAGACACAATGCTTCAGATGCGGGGGATATGGCCACCTACGTCGAGACTGCCGAGGGACACCGAAAATGTTTTGCTCCCGATGTCAACGAGAAAATATCCTCTCACGAGACTGCCCATGTCCTCAAAACCGGAGAGGAACGACACCGTCAACTTCAGCAGGACTCCTAACTACAGTAATTCCTATTGTTAGCAACGACAGCTGGCCTTTGGTAGAAGTGCACATTGAGGGAAAGTTATTCCATGCGTTGATAGATACTGGTGCGGCAAAGAGCTGCTGTAGTCAGAGGGTGGCCCAGCTGTGTGAAAGGAATGGAATCAAGGGAGAAAAATCAACGACTGAAGCTGTCATGGTAGCGAATGGACAAACTACAGCCATACCGAAGATGTATCACTTGTCAATGGTGATAGCCGATTATGCCCTGAAGAACATAGAATTCTTACTTGTACCCAACTTACCAGTCGACTTAATCCTGGGAATAGAGATGCTGAAGACATACAACTTCTCCCTGGATATCAAGAACACAGAAtgttatctggaaggacgacgGATCCCCAGAGCTAAACAGGTTAGCCAAGAGGTCATAGAGGTGCAGACTCCCGAAAAACACCTCCAGAACCGAAGAGGATCCCACAACAGACTTGCTGAGAGCTCGTTGAGAAATCCATTGCCGACACTCAACTGTGTCCAACTGAAAGAAACAGGTATGCAATGTAAGTGGTACAAAAATAAGTTTCAGGAAGTAGAGAAAGGACCAGAGCACTGCCCCGAGTATTCCATCATCAATGGAAGATTGCACCGACACTTTTGGGATTCACCAGACGTCAGGGAAGCTGGAACAGGCCATCCCTGGAAGTTGTGTATACCCACCGAACAGAGGACCAAAGTACTGGAAGAAAACCACGACTCTGCCTTGGCTGGACATCTGGGAATAGCTAGGATGATTGCGAAGATCTCGCGGAATTATTACTGGCCAGGTATGTTTAGGGACATTGCGAAATATGTCCGGAACTGCACTTCGTGCCAAAAGTTCAAAGTACCCCAACAGCAACTGGCAGGAAAGATGCAACCTCGAaagatggtggatgcgccgtTCAAGGAAGTACCGGCGTTAAGGAGGAGAACAACGACGGAGATGCGGATGCCCGGAACCCCCCCAGAGCTCGGTGTCGTCAGTGCGAGGGAGAAACACCCTAGCAAGAGTGGAGAGGGTGGTGAAACGGACCACTACACAGTCTACACAAACACCCCCTTTGTGCCAGCTGCGTACCA atcaaacCACACCGGCCCCCAGGAGTGTTCGTATTGTAGGTACGATGGGAAATAA